In one Nicotiana sylvestris chromosome 8, ASM39365v2, whole genome shotgun sequence genomic region, the following are encoded:
- the LOC104232602 gene encoding uncharacterized protein: protein MASKLPIVKAKAVEASKFLTKHGCAYYKQTLEQNKQYIQEPPTVEKCQHLAKQVFYTRLASIPGRYQAFWKELDDVKHLWKHRQELKIEDAGIAALFGLECFAWFCAGEIIGRGFTITGYYV from the exons ATGGCTTCAAAACTACCTATAGTGAAAGCAAAGGCTGTTGAAGCTTCAAAGTTCTTGACCAAGCATGGATGTGCATACTACAAGCAGACATTGGAACAGAACAAGCAATATATTCAAGAGCCACCTACTGTGGAGAAATGCCAGCATTTGGCAAAACAAGTATTCTACACTCGCTTAGCTAG TATTCCTGGCCGTTATCAAGCATTCTGGAAGGAACTTGATGATGTCAAGCACTTATGGAAGCACAGACAGGAGCTGAAAATCGAGGATGCTGGCATTGCTGCTCTTTTTGGCCTTGAATGTTTTGCTTGGTTTTGTGCTGGGGAGATCATAGGACGAGGGTTCACGATTACTGGTTATTATGTCTGA